From Dermacentor albipictus isolate Rhodes 1998 colony chromosome 8, USDA_Dalb.pri_finalv2, whole genome shotgun sequence:
ttcgtcgccgtcgtcgccgcCAGAGTGCGGTCGTCGCCGAGCCTCCGCGTCGGCGACCCGCTCTTGCAGCAGCCTGAGCATGTCGACCTGCGCGCGCGACTTGCTCTCGGCGTCCAGCTTCGACATCAGGCTCCTCAGTCCCAGCAGGAACAGCGTGTCGCCGTCGCCCGCGTCGACTCGCATCTCTGTCTTGGCGGACGGCGCGCCGACCGGGCCGCCAGGCACCGACGCCATCTTGCCGACGATCGCCGTGACGAACCTGCGTGCGACGAGAGCGCCTCACGTTGCACGTACAGTGGATTAAAATACGAGAAAGATGGCGAAATAACGCGTGCAGGGTTTGCCATCCGTCTGTTTGACGCACGAAAGACGCTTTTCTCTTAAAACCACAGGACTCGGAGAGGCGTTGCAAATACTCTTGAGAAGTACGTgcgtggttttctttttctgcttgaaGTGTGCTGTCGGTCTGCACATCACACGTCACTCATTGTTCATGATGAGTGTGAGAGGAAGAAATGGTCATCCACtcgactgtagcacgaagctacaaaggaaactcatgcTGGTTTCTCAGGAAAAAAGTTTAGGAGTCAAAGAAAAAACCCGTGCTGGTTCGAAGATCTAAACCCGGACTAACGCCGTTCCGGGGCAGTCGCTCTGCGATCTGAGCTAGGTAACAGTTCGTATTGAGTAGCATGACAGTCTACAGCTAACTTCCATTAAAAGACTTCACTTGTCCCttgcttcttttttgctttgcaagcACAGTTATTCAGATCCATCTCTAACAATGGTTTAGTTGTGTAGATAACAGGGCACAATGCTGATTAACCGTCTCAGTCGCCTTGGCATTGACATATTTCCTCTTTTACTGAGTCCCACCCGTACGTTATTGCATAAGCTACTGAACACAAAGTACAATGTTCGGCACCCGGTCGCCGCGATCGCGTTGCCACAGGGGCAGACTGCGAAAATTCCCACGTACAAAATGCTTGCCACAGGTTCTCTAAATTCGGGCGGAGCCCTCCACTGTGTCGCTCATCATAGCCTAGCTGCATCTTTGCGGCGTTGAAATTAGTCATTGGATCAGTTATGTAGTCGGTTGATCAAATCCATGAACCAGTCGATAGACCAATGAATCATCCAGTTCACTAATCCCTATTCAATGAGTCATTAACAACTGAAACTCGATCCATCCGCCATTTCGACCGGCTGGTCTAATCAaatagtcagtcagtcagtcagtcagtcagtcagtcagtcagtcagtcagtcagtcagtcagtcagtcagtcagtcagtcagtcagtcagtcagtcaatcaatcaaatatTTTCGTCAGTCGATCAACCGGCCGACAAATAAGCCCTGCCAGTCGACCACTAATTTAAAGGCAAATTGCAATGAAATTTCATGTTGGCTAAATGTGTTATAAGTGAGTAGTATATACAGACTAAAGCAATCTCGGAAAAGTCGCAGGGCTGGTAATTTCATAGTTTTCTTGTCAGCAGCCTTTGAACagcacctaagcatacgacgcgTGCGCCTGGTGGTCGTCGTTATGACGTACGTTTCAGCATGCCGCCTCTGAGACCTTTCGACGCGCTGTGGGCAGCCGTGGGCACCGCCTTGTCTCGGAGCTCGTGCCGAGGATCCGCACAGTCTAGGTCATGCGTCACTTGCGGCTAGCAGTAATGAGGGTGTATTCTTTTTTCAGTTTCGTTatcatcaacaacaaaaaaataccaacccttcccctaccggaaaatggaGGTAATCggagcttgtcctgcgtgcacctcaCCTTCGTCGCAGTTAAGTagcccacaggtaacggtgccggattgcttcggcctcccgctcccttgGCTCGGGATTCTCTCGTTGCTGTCgcattgcctgggctcgggcggctctaacggctggattggcgcgccgacggcgagccttttcacgggcgagttctcgccgccgctcgtcgaaggctgccctTTCCTcaggggaacgcacaacgcgtggctatctaatccgttttccgagacaactgaacggaaacgaagccggcgcagcgcgcgcgagCCCTTTCCTGCCCATTCCCTCCCCAGctgaagcgaaacggctctgattggttccGCGCGTGGTGTGAGCGCGCGCCTACGCAGCTGGAATCCTCGCTAATAACTCGCGctccggcgccggcgcagctgtcaactaaTCAATCATTGACGTAGTTGACGCAGCTGCTCTGTGAGCAACTGggtttttgcgtgaccacgacaaccgcacttgtgagccaatacaagcttcgcttgaaaacggCTATTTTTGCGAGCTTTTCTTGACGCTTCCGCTCGTATTTCAAGCTTCAAATATTGCACGGGGGCTCCTTCTTACCTACGTTATTGTAAGCAATACGTCTTTTTACGCGGTGCAGAATTTCGTTGCCGTGCGTCCTTCGTTGGACGCTCGCACGTACCTGCACAGCGCCGCCTCGATGTCTGCCTCGGCCTCGTTCGCGTCCTCTTGGTCGCGCTTTTCTTCTTCCTTGACGTAGCCACCACTGACGCTTCGCTCGTCCTCGTCGGCGACGTCTTCCTCCTCGGTGGAGGAGCTCCTTTCCACCGAGCGTCGTTGCGTCCTCGGGGATCGACCACGTCTTCGGAGGGACCAGTCGACGGCGGTCAGCAGCGCCGTCCTCCCGCCTCTCGGAGTCGTTCCCGTCGGTCTCCCCCTCTTTCCCCTGATGTTCCTCCTGAGGCCGTAAGGGCCGCGCCGCCGAACGCTGTCCCGCTGTCCCGGCGAGGTCCTAGGCGGTTTCGCGATCGACTTGCAACTTCGCTGTCGCCCACCGGTAGACGGGCCGGAGACGTCGTCGGGGGCCGGAGGCGACGGAGCGGCTGCTTCAACATCCTCCTCGGAATCCTTTTTCggtaaaggagaaaaaagaaggaatcGGGAATGAgagggacagagagagaaagcttCAGACATGTCCCTCTATCACGTGAGATATATGCGTAGAGAACAGTGCGAGTCTTGCGCTTTCGAGAAGAAACTGAAAATTGCAGTGTCAAAAAGTTCATACCCTTTGTtcttgggggggtgggggggggaggtatcttttccccaaacaataatcgtgatCTGTCTTGCTTTGGCTTCCTTTTTTTAACCCGCTGCTGTCCTGTcactatagtgtactagattaGCTCTCATtgatgctatgtcacgctgataacgcgcatgctgttcgtgacctggaagtaccgggcgcgcaCCATTGAGAAAGAAATGGAAAGTACGGTATACGACAGTCGTTGTTTGGCACAAAGCCGGCAAGGTGCCagcttttcttagagtgtagggtTGCGAAGTGGGATTGTCGGTTCACCGTGTCAGGGcgagtttcttttccttcttttttttttctctctctctttagcacTAAATACCAGTAACACGGAAGGATGTTCATGGGACACATTACGTGTGTCTCTTTGTACCCTTGTGCCATCATGCGCTAAACAATATATCGCCTCTAAAAAAAATCCCTTGCCACTGTTCTTTCATTCGACGTCAGCACGACGTCAGTATCGGGTAGAAGCACGTACGTACAGTCGTGGAGCGCGGGCCAaccgatctcagaggccatgtatGGTACTAGTACGAGGTCGAACCAGAAAATCTTTGCGCCTATGTTTTATTAACCAAAATAAAGTTCATACAGGTTACCTGTATGAACTTTATTTTGGTTAATAAAACATTGGCGCAATAGTACAAACacacgtactattctacgtaccttacgctATTTTTGCACATGGTCCCCGCACCGGTTCAGTCATTTGTCCCACCGCAGCACTGAATTTGAGACGAccctgtcgtcagtcagcgatgcACGCGGCCTCCACAAACGCTCATTGTCGTGCAAGTGATCACGGTCTTTTGCGAACACAcagcaccaccacctcacacttctcaaagcgagacgcCTTTCCCCgtatacgtgggctgcatttctcCGTGTACTTCGACGGGTGTGCGTCCGTTGCTTCATAGTAAACGAACCACACTCGGTTGCTCGTACACTGTGGACGCACGATGCACAACCGCCATCTTGAAcaaccgacagcagcgccgcgccgcggagctaccggcagataaggccggtcCGGTCccagaaaggtccaccgctgggaaaggatatgttgacttcgcatttagaGCCGTAATTTGGTTTTAAAGAAGTAAAGGATAGgcgcaaagactttctgattcgccctcgtccCTATGCACGTGCCTGTATTGCTGCCACCGGGAATGTTTCTTCGTTGAGTGTCATTCTTTGTGCTATTGTCTTCTATGGCAGCACCCTACGAATACTCGTACCGTGTTGTAGCTGGGCCCCTGCGACACGTCTATCTCGAAGTCCACCGGCGAGCCCAGGCGGCCCTCCGCGCCGACGTCCTCGGTGGCTGCGTCCGGGCACGCTGCATGCGAAACACGCACGCAGCGTTGATTTCATTCGGGTGTTCGTGCATGCATTTAGCCCTTACAGAGCATTACAAAAGTGGAGAACGTGtacataaaacaaaaacaaaaaacgtgCACGTGTGAAAAACGTCGTCGCTATATACTGACATACGCCACAAGGAAGGAATCAAAACGATAAGAACAGGCGAAGGAAAAATCGACGGAGAGCATTCACAAACCGCACTCGACGTGATAACTATACTGAAACCGAGCTTCGGGAAACACGAGACGATTAAGAGCTTCTAAAAATATGCTGGCCGATTCTGGTCTGACCAAATGAGTCTGGTATCCATTGCTTGGTGGCCCAAAGTGacagcttattttttttattctcttggttTACCACGCCGTACAACTTTaaaatggaggaggaggaaataaagagaacgGGATTAAGTATAAGCACGTGTAGACAGGCTCGCTTCATGCGGATACTGCAAAAGCAACTTATGCAATGTGAAGTACTGGACTGTGCTGCACTTGAAGCAGCGTTTACGCGCCATGGGAGGGTAGGGTATACGCGCATACACTGTGCCGGTGTCTGAATGCTTAGTGGGTTTCGATTAGAAACTAGCTTATGTGTAAATGATTACGGACTACTACGAAGAGGAATTTTAGCCTCATATATTTGGATCTCTTCTCCATtaacccttttcgcggagcagtttgccctagagaaacgagatggcgcttttggCGGCGCGCCGCACGTCGCCTCGGTGGCAGTGCACGAATGCGAAACCATTACCAactccaccttgcttctgtgctcGTGTGTGccgtgtattgggtgcacgttaattaAAGAACGCtaagtggtgaaaattaatccgcacCTCACTGTGGagcgcctcgtaatcagatcgtcgttCTGGCAGGTAAAAGAACACCGGAATAAAACTTTTTAATATAAATTTTGAAGAATCAATGTTTCGGCTAGCATGTATACGGCGAGCTCGTTTAGAATGGCCTCCCATCTGGTTATCAGCGCTGTAAAATGACGCCAACGAGGAACCAGAAATCAactttagactgataaagtattgTTTCAAAACTCTACTTTCGTTAATTTCACACCAGTAGGTTGATTGCCAAAAAAGAAATACTAAGGCCAAACTTCACTTTTTCGCGCTGAATATCTAGCGCCGTGGCGTCAGTGCGACATATACCCAAGCAATTTAGTCTACAAATTCTCGTCGTCTTACCGAACATAGGCGCCACGACGTCCATCGATGTCGATTCGTTGTAGTCGACGACATCCGGCTTCCTCGCTTGGGAAGCTTTCCTGCGCGACACGGTGGACAAAGGTGCAGAGAGCGAACTGATAAACAGAAACGTAAGCAAAACTCTCATGTGCGTTTTGGAACGGCTTCGCCGCAATGCATATCTGTAATGCGGGGCAGCATACATTCTGTATTGCGGTGAAGGCGAGTGAGAATTTGCGCAAATACCAAGTGCGCACAAAATCTCATTGTTTAGTACACTTTGGCGACGCTCCCGGGACACCAAAGGAGCCACGGGGGCACCAAACTTACCAAAAGCGGGCGGATCAAAGCTGGTCACAGCATTCATGAGTAAACATGAAGAAACATGAATAAGTAACATGCTAGTCTAGTCTGCTGTAGTGGGGCTGCCCTAACGTTTTTAACGAAGGCAATGAAAAGGTCACTAAAggtttgttccttctttcttttttctgtcgtaGCGCATTTACAACTTTGCAACAGGGAGAGATAGAGAAATGTTTATGTGCAGATAAATAATAAAGGGGAACCCGTATGATACTtcccgtgagagagagagagagagagaactttattgAAAGTCCTTCCAGTGGTCAGGTGCCTATATTTAGGCCCCTGAGGCGCGAATTATGATGGACTGTGTATAAATGGATCAACTTTACACAATTTCATTCTGAGTTTTGGAGGCATcggacgaccagcgaagctgatcGCCAGAGCCGGAAGTGCTGCCACCGCCGAtggggccctggactaagggcaccACACACCACAGAGATCCGCCCCGCCCCTCCTCGCGCTCGATCAAAATAAAGCtgttctctcactctctcttcaAGGCACTCGACACTACTGCACGAAAGACAACGCGGTCGGACGATGCCTCGTGCTTTTTTTTATGAGTCGTCATAATTAGAGAGTAATTAACTATCTGCTTATTGCTCAGTCATTGACGCTCCCTTTCTGCATTAGAGAGTATCAATCATAGGCTTGGAGCATATCTGCCAcatgaccggcttcccacacttcacacacatacttttcttttttttccgattAGACACTCCCAATGCTAGCACATTGAAACAAGCACGTCAAAACGGAGCCCCCTCACGTATCGGTGCGCGTACTGCTCGCGCATGCGCGCCTTACATACCGCCGGTGGCGTATGTGGTCCCTGAGGAAGTCCAGGCGCCCGAGCAGCGGCCACTGGGAGCGCGCCGTGGCGAGCGTACCGTCGGGCCTCCGGGCGCAGCCGAGCCGGATCTCGCGCACGTACTTGTCGCGCAGGCCCTTCCAGATGCGCCGGCAGTCGGTGTCCGTCAGGTCTGCGACCGCCCGGGTGCAAAGCAGGGTGAGAAACGGGTCGGCAGTGGCCTGCGAGGGCGCTGTACAGGAGACACTGAGCGTGCGTTTCGATACCATTTTGCGGGCGCGGTTATAGAAGGAGCGTGACAAGAAGAACCGACTCCTCGAGTAGGAACGCAACGATACAGGCGCCGCGGGATTCGCAGAGTTCCGTGCTTACGGCAGTGCTTTCTCGCAGTGGGTTTGGTGGCACCCcggtggctgtggcgttgcgctgctgactgagctcgaggtcgcgggttcgatccggGCCGTagcggtcgcatttcgacggggacgtGTACTTAGAACGTTAAAGAAGCAGGGGTTTTCGAAGTTAtcctggagtccctcactacagctTGCGTCGtgatcagatcgtagttttggcacctTAAAGCTTCAGATTTTAATTGGTGTGGTGCCCTCGTAAAAAAAAGGAGGGAAGTCATGCATCCCACCCCCGCCCCGTAAGTGTAGCGGGCTGAAGGCGTTTAGAAACGccgatcgcaaaaaaaaaaaaaaacatatgcagGAGTGAGAGAGATATTTTCAAGGACGGAATGAAATTTCTCAAAGAGGCACTGACGGCATATTTACGACTAATATTTTTTTTCGCATTAAACGGAGGTCCTAGAGCTCTAAACCCTAAAGAAAATAATAGTGACAAGCCTCAGAGTGCCCAATGTAACTTCTTTTCTACGGTCAATTTCGGTTGCGTTTCCCAGGAGGATAccgtgtcgtgacgtcatgacagtaTGTGGCCACATGTGATCGGGAAATAGCTAAGTTTTGACACTTGCTCCGGTTCGCTCGGTCGCCTCGTATGGTTACAGTGGCTACAAGGGGGAAGTGTGAGCAGCGCGCCGCTCGCCGTATGCGGTCCACTGAGGCCTTTGAGGAGGATCCGACAGGCGGCGCTCGACGACGTTTGCACGTCAGTCGATGGGCAAGGCGCGGTGGCATACGCTGGCGTGAGCTGTGCTGCACGTGTTTCTCTCGGCTTTGCCGGCAGTTGTGTGAGTTATTTCTTGTGCGCTGTATGTGTGGTGATGCCCAGAAAACAGAGCCACTGTTTTGTGCCTGGGTGCACTACTGGCTACAAATCGTGCAAGATGAAACTGTCGCTGTTTGGTGTACCCAAGAATGAACTGGCGTTGGCGCAGTGGCAGCGGGCTATACCGCGTGCTGACAAACAACTCGAGAAGAACTCTGCGGTGTGCGAGCTTCATTTCGACACAAGGTACATTTCAAGGTACTTTGAGCACACAGTGAATGGAGAGCTCGTCCGAATCGAAAGAAGCAGGCCTCTGTTGCTTCCTGGAGCTGTGCCCACGCTTTTCCCAAACCTACCAAAGTATTTATCGAAGCAACTGCCGCCTGACAGGAAGCGGCCCGCAAAGCCTGAACCCACAGCTCCAGCCAAGAAGAAATGTGCAGAAGACAGTGCCGTTTCTGTGAGTGTGGGCTTCGAGGAGGTTCCGTACTGCACAGCTTCGTTTCAGGACCTCACTTTACCGTCGTGTTCGTGGGGCATGCACACGTTGAACCCTTCGCCGTTGACTGTGGCTTACAGTGTGTGCAAACCAGGGAAGGATAAACGGGTCCTATATGCAAGCAAGCTGGTTGTGTTTTCACAAGAAGCGAACTGTGTGAAACAAGATGTTTTTTTAAAGGGAGTGCGCCAGTCGGGGCTGTCATCCACCGATCCTACATCTCTTTTGAAAGAGGTCGACAGCATGGAAGTCTGTGTTGGAGCCGGCACAGTCGATGAATTTCCGTTTGCGTTGGGAAGCAAGAAATTTCACTTTTTTGACGCAATCATTTCAAGCATAAAGTGTCGTGGTGTAGCGCATGACAGTAGGCCATGTGTGATGTGCAAGCATCTAAGAAAAGCTCTTTTGAACCAGCGATCAAAAAAGCGTCGTAGCCAGAATTCAGCTCCCAGACTCTCAAGGAAGAAAAAACTTCAAACGCAAACTGTTCGGCGACTCAAGGCCAAGTTGTCAGTCTACACACAAACCATCAAGGATCTTGAGAGGCAGAGTGTAGAACTGGAAGAGAGCGTCCTGGAAGACAGATTAAAAGCTCTTCCACCTAAGCAAAGGCTCGCGGTACTGCAGTGTTTTCAGGCAGCTCGTCGCAAATCACTGAGAGGGATGAAATACAACCCAGATTGGCTACTCGAGTGCATTATAATGCGCATGAAGAGTCCAAGACTCTACGAGCACGTCAGAAGAGAGGGAATACTAACACTCCCGAACAGAACCTGCTTGAAGACATATATGCGGAAGTATAAGAGCGGGTTTGGCTTCAACTCCCTTGTGCTTGCAGGGATTggcaagaaaacgaagaccatgGATGAATTCAGATGCCACGGTGGCCTGATAATAGATGAGATGAAACTGTCGGAGTGTTTCAGTGTAGTTGGAGGGGGAAAGATTGAGGGACTTGTGGACTTAGGAAAATTCACCCCCGAAAGTGAGAAACATGTGCCTTGTGATCACGGTCTAGTGGTCATGTTTCAACCTCTAAGCGGTTCTTGGCATCAAATACTTGGTGTTTTTGCCTCAAGGGGCAATGTGAAGGCAGCTCTGTTGTCGAAAATCGTCCTAGAAGCTGTGATTCTTGCCGAAAAAGCTGGCCTGAAGGTTGATTTTGTGACAGCTGATGGCGCTTCATGGAACCGCTCTATGTGGCGCATATTTGGAATATCTGGTTCCTCGAGCTGTGTGAAGTCGTCGGTTGCTCATCCTGTTGATAAAGAAAGAcgtcttttttttatgtcagaTTTTCCCCACTTGATAAAATGCGTAAGGAACGGTTTCCTGAAGTGCTTCTACAAAACTCCGGATGGTGCTGCCTACATTGAGCACATCAGGGTGGCACACGAGGAAGATAAATGTGCAGTCACCCTCAAGGTCATGCCAAAAATTAGTGCATGCCACGTGAAGCCCAATAATTTTGAGAAAATGAGGGTGAACTTAGCATTCCAACTTTTCAGCTCAGAAGTCGTTCGTGGCCTTTTCTTTTACAAGAATGAAATTCAAAGGAATTGGGGTGACCCAGCAGCAACTGAGGCATTTGTCAGCACAATGGCCAAGCTAATAGAGGCGATGACAGCACGTATTCCATCCGAAGCTCTAAGACTTGGGTCCATTCAAGAGAAAAACATCAAAGATTTCATCGAGTACCTTAACAAATGGGAAAGATCCTTGGCACCTTCCAGAGTAGGTTTTTTGTCAGCAAGCACAGCTGAAGGACTGAGGGTTACCCTCCATGCAACATTAGATCTGTTAAAGTATGTCCATGACAAGCTTGGGTACAAGTACTTGCTGACAAGCCGCCTTTGTCAGGATAGCCTGGAAAAACTGTTTGGCGTCATACGTCAGTTTTCCGGCTGTAATGACCACCCCAACGCAACCCAGTTCCTCATCACTGTTAATTGCCTAAGTTTTTATAACTTAGTGAAAGCGCCGAGCAGCGGAAACTGTGAAGGAGGCACCCTGCAGTTTTTGCTGGGTGAGAAGGAAGCAGGCGGTGAAGTGGATGAACTTCTTGACAGAGGACAGATAGAAGATGCTTCACAAAGGCTCCAGAAATCTGAGCTTCTCTCTGACCATGTGTACAATGAAAAAACGAGCGACAGCCGCCTGGTGTTTTACATTGCAGGGTATGTTGCACGAAAGACCATCCTGAAAACTCACTGCAAAGACTGTTTTGATCAGCTTCTCGTGAATCCGGAGAATGCTAACAAAGAACTCTCGACATTTACCAAATTTTGTGACAAAGGTGGTCTGCTCTACCCATCCCACGAACTTTTCTCGTTTGTAGAGGCGTTAGAACTCACCTTTTCTATGTGGTTTAGCAACAACCAACTGCACTATGACAGCCTTGATCAGCTGACATGCTGTCTCAGGAAGAACAATGTCTTGATTGGCTGTGAACTTCATGGGCTGAGTGTTACCAACCACATCACCAAGTTTTTCCTGCTAACACGCCTTCATTTCTACATGAAATCCCTTAACAAAGAGAGGGAATCATcgcgggaaaaaaagaagcacttgaaaCTGAGGCGGGTTACCTAAGGACTGTTTGGAAGAGGTTTCACTCCCAAGTACCAGGAAATCATTTTATTTTGCCGCTACCAGAGCAGCTTAgcaaaataaagctttattcAGAAATTTTGCGCATTTGAACATGTGGTGCTTTGTCCGAGTACAGCAGAAATCAACCCGTCGCGAAATAATCTACGCTGTTGGGCGATCCAACATGGAAACGGTAAGTCTGCTTTCTCTTGACATTCTGCTCAATTTGGAATTAACTCAGTAATATTTCCGGCTCTCTTGTACAACCAAGTGTCCAGCAGAACCGATTTCTGTAATATAGTGAGAGCCATGGAAACATGACGAAAGAAAAACTGCGTCCGCCGCGTATAAAACACGCGTTTACCAACGCTGCAGCCGAAGAATCTGACGTGTATGCGCGctgcagcgccatctgccccTTTCCTTCCAAAGCGCTTCGCCTGCCCGGGCGCGCTCCTCACACTTCCCCCTTGTAGCCACTGTAGTATGGTGCTACGTCGGCCCTCTGAACGAGTAAGCAGCATACGAGATTTGAAATTTCCGCGTTCCGTAAACTATCGGTCATAGCGCGCGCCCTCGCGACTGACAGCAGCAACGCACTCTCTCATTTATTTgaagcctccgagattgcaaATTATGGAGCGGGTATCTCGAAGGTCAACTCTCTCTCCCTTTGTTTACGGCGGCTGGCCGGCTGCCGCCCGCACCCACGTTGCGTACGGGCCGGGCTGCAGGATATAAAACTCGGGTCTCACCTGCTACGTCGACGGCCTCTGCGACGGCCTCCCAATACGGTCCTCGTCTACGTGCATTCCATCGGCTGATGTAGTTGGAATCGTAGAGGCACGGGTACTTCTTCACCTCGTCGATGATGCTGCTCTGGAGCTGCCGCCAGTTAACCTCCATTAGAGTCGCGTGCTCTGGGCGACCGATATTCGAGTGAGGAGGACGTGTTAAGATTGGGGACGCGCGCTTGCGTCTCTCTCTTGGTTGGGCTCCATTCGTGGTGAACGAACGAGGAATAATAACGCGGGGACAAATCTGCGCGACTTCAACCCCCTTGAGTAGCGTCAGCCAGGGGGGGCGACAGGGCGCGTGCGAGAAGTTTCTGCGCTCCGACAAGAGAGAACGCTGCGACACTGGACACGCCGCGCCATCTGGCGGTAGTTGCAAGAACTAGCGGTAGTGGAGGGCGGCTTGCAGCGCCGGTCGAAGGAACGCGCGGCAAGTTTTGAATATGTTGCTTGTGTTGTGGTTATTATTGGTTAGTGTAGCAAAATATTCTAGTACGCTCTAGTTGGGAATCAGTTTGCACTTGGGCCATGGCGACACCACTCGTCGGCTCGGACAAATAGCCGTTGTTAAATGAAATTGACCTCGCTGTCTCTGAAAATTAATGTGCAGCATGGTTTTACGAAGTGGGCTTTGAGTTAGTGTCCCAGCATATACAGGGGCACTACTTGAAACAATAAAGAAGCACATtcatgtgtgtgtgcacacacagCGCACAGACgcgggtaaaaaaaaatcatatatGCAGAGACATAAGGTGACGGTTGGATAGGGTTTGTATGAACAGGGATAAAGTGCGTCAGACAAGCTGGCAGACGTTGGACCTAACGTAGTAGTTAAAAAGTTAGGTGGCTCTAACTTTGTCAAAGGGGGCCTTGTAATCCTTGGCGTGTTAGCTTTAACGGGTTAATGCCGTGACATCATGTGGAGTCGCTTTCGGCGGTAGGTGTTTGTTCCTTCCTTTGCAGCCACGTCACCGACAGTGACACCGTGTTAGTTCATCCTACTAGCCCGTTAAAACTAACACTCCAAGGATGACGATGCCCCTTTTGAAAAAGATCGCCccacctatcgaaacgtcggCCAGCCTGTCCGAAGCACTTATCCCTGTTTATACAGCTTCTAATACGCAGTGTTCTTCCATCGGTCGTCCCCCATCTTAACTTTGGATATTAATaaatggaaaatcagacatccacccgttcgtagatCCACccgttttccctttattaattacttctctccgccttgcgggtttccgcaggactGCTACGTCTACCTTTGGATATGTATGAGA
This genomic window contains:
- the LOC135900800 gene encoding uncharacterized protein, with amino-acid sequence MEVNWRQLQSSIIDEVKKYPCLYDSNYISRWNARRRGPYWEAVAEAVDVADLTDTDCRRIWKGLRDKYVREIRLGCARRPDGTLATARSQWPLLGRLDFLRDHIRHRRKASQARKPDVVDYNESTSMDVVAPMFACPDAATEDVGAEGRLGSPVDFEIDVSQGPSYNTDSEEDVEAAAPSPPAPDDVSGPSTGGRQRSCKSIAKPPRTSPGQRDSVRRRGPYGLRRNIRGKRGRPTGTTPRGGRTALLTAVDWSLRRRGRSPRTQRRSVERSSSTEEEDVADEDERSVSGGYVKEEEKRDQEDANEAEADIEAALCRFVTAIVGKMASVPGGPVGAPSAKTEMRVDAGDGDTLFLLGLRSLMSKLDAESKSRAQVDMLRLLQERVADAEARRRPHSGGDDGDEKRGADDTAGAAEQPS